Genomic segment of Mastomys coucha isolate ucsf_1 unplaced genomic scaffold, UCSF_Mcou_1 pScaffold5, whole genome shotgun sequence:
CCACATTCCCCGCCCCACCTCCCCCGGAAGAGGAGTCCTTGGAGGTAGAGGCTGGGCCCTGCAAATGGCCGGACTCGGAAGCGTTTCCGACGTGCCCAACCCCAAGGGCTGGCTTGCAAAACTCAGTCTGATCACTTGCAGTCTTACCGTAGCAGATGTTGCCAACCAGAATCTGAAGGCTTCGGTAGGGCTGGGCCTGCTTGTCACATACAAGTAATAGTTGGGACTGAGTAAACACCATCGTGCTTTCGGGTCGTGAATCCCAGTCTCGAGACTGAAAAAAATAactacacagaaaattaaaatgttatagaATAGAAAGTTACGGTTTAAAAAGTCCGgcatgatttaaatatttatgtattttcctgTGTATGAATCCCAGAGCTTCCAAGTTTTGATGTACCATCCAGCTACACTCCACGTCTGGAATTTATCTAAATGAGCGGTGGGAAGTAAGaatctaagtgtgtgtgtgtgtgtgtgtatatatatatgcgtaTGCGTATGCTCACGCATGTACGAACACACATGCCAGTTTGTACCAATGTCACTGGGGGAGGTTTGTAGTAACACTGGGGTTTTTCTCTTGGCTGAAGAAATGAGCTAGGAAACACAGTGTTTACACAGCTATAATGCAGCACAGCCGTAAAGAGCTTGGCTATATGATGGGACCCTGTAGCTACCCAGACTGGACAGTGACGTGCTTGAGGTGTGGGCCAGGGTCAGGGGAATTAGTGTAGGGACTCTTATGCCTCTTGTCTTGGGTTGTTTTTTCATTCGTTCACTTATtttgcttcttaatttttttgtggGGAGGATGATGTTAAAATGAggtcttagctgggcagtggtggcgcatgcctttaatcccagcacttgggaggcagagacaggaggatttctgagttggaggccagcctggtctacaaaatgagttccagaacagccacagccagggctacacagagaaaccctgtctcaaaaaccaaacaaacaaacaaaacaaaacaaaaaaccccaaggtCTTATTTAGCTCAGgctgcaggctggccttgaactcctaatcaggagcctccacctcctaagtgctggcgtTGTGGATGTGTGCCCGGACACTctcaagttgttttttgtttgttttttgttttgcaatttacttttgttttttctaggcagtgtttcactgtgtagccctggccatcctggaactcagtctgtagagcaggctggcctcgtactcacagagacctccctgcctctgcccgtGAGTGGGTCACTACTCTGCCAGTAGTTTCCCTTTCCTGTGGAACGATGAGCAGGTTCTTGGCGAGGCGGGCAGACCGTGCTCTATCACTCTAGTTCTGTGAACTGTGAGTTGACAGGTTCTTTAACAAGTAGCTGAAATGCAGCTTGTAGCACATTCCAGCCAGGTTACGGGGACAAGGACGCCCTCAGAGTCACCCTTTGCTCCTCAGTCTCAATCTGGCCTGAACACCTTGCCCCAGAGAGTCCTACGGAAGGAGCCCACCACGACATCTGCACTTGCCTTCATGAACCGGTCCAACAGCCAGTCCACAGGTACCTGGGACAATGGGGAGAGGGTATAAGCTGGGAATGTCAAAGGAGACACGACATAACTGCTCTCTCCGTAGCCGCCCCTGGCCAGAAGTTGGCTGAGAAGAAGAGTCAGGGCTCCACTGCTTTGCAAGGATCCCAGAGCAGGTAGGGAAACTTGAACGATGATGAGgtagaaaagggggtggggtgggggtggagggtgcaTAAGGGGAGCACGGGTAGTGATAGATCACCCACCTCAAGAATGTGAGCGAGCCAGCTAACCTCCacgtccccctccccccacctccaacctTTGCTTTTCTGATCAGGAAGCCTTTCACTATTGACAACTTTGAGATTGGGCGTCCTTTGGGCAAAGGCAAGTTTGGAAACGTGTACTTGGCTCGGGAGAAGAAGAGCCGTTTCATCGTGGCTCTAAAGATCCTCTTCAAGTCTCAGATTGAGAAGGAGGGGGTAGAGCACCAGCTTCGCCGAGAGATTGAGATCCAGGCACATCTGAAGTAAGCTGTCACCCCTGACCCTGGCTCCTCATCAAACCTGATCACCTCACATCCCAgccccacacccaccccccaccccgcttTTACTCCACCTTGAccacctgcccctccctccaTATGCTCCCTGACTTAAGTCTCAGCAATCTGTCCTGGCTCCTAGATATAGCCTGCAGCTTCTTTTCCCCTTGCATCTCCCAGACATCCCAACATTCTTCAGCTCTACAACTACTTCTATGACCAACAGAGGATCTACTTGATACTGGAATATGCCCCCCGGGGGGAACTCTACAAGGAGCTCCAGAAGAGCCGAACCTTTGATGAGCAGCGGACTGCCACGGTCAGGGCATTGCAGGGCGTTTCGCGGGTGGGATAGGAGGCTGGGGCTGTTGCCAGAAGCTGAGGGCCTGATTTCCTATTGTATGGACCCTCACAGATCATGGAGGAACTGTCAGATGCCCTGATTTACTGCCATAAGAAGAAGGTGATTCACAGAGACATAAAACCCGAGAACCTGCTGTTAGGTCTGCAGGGAGAGCTGAAGATTGCAGATTTTGGCTGGTCTGTGCATGCCCCATCCCTGAGGTATGGAGGGACTGGGGGGCTGCTCCTGTTGTGAGGCGGtgatattttttataaatgtctTCAGTATCTCGTTCCTCCAGAACATTTGGGGTTTTTCTCCTTGCAGTATCGACATACTCTTTACATTGACATATATCTTTACAGAAATAGTTGATTCAAGAATTCAtgctctgaattttcttttttttttttttaaattaaatatagcaGGCCCTCTCACCACATTGTTGAGAAATCTCCCACACTACAGACTGAGAGCTGATCGGTTGACTGAGCCAGggactggtcttttttttttttttttttttaagatttatttattttatgtgtacgagtacactgtagctgtacagatgactgtgagctgatggttgctgggaattgaactcagggcctctgctaGCTCcggacagcaccagaagagggtgtcagatcttaccacagatggttgtgagccaccatgtggttgctgggatccaaactcaggaccttcagaagagcagtcagtgctcttacccgctgagccatctcaccagccccgggaCTGGTCTTATATAGCACACGAtgacttcaaatatatatatagccaAAGACAACtttaacttctgattctcctgcctctgcctccaaacatACTAGGTTTACGGGCTTGTATCACCATGCCAAGTTTACCCTTGTAAcaccctgttctttttttttttttaaagatttatttattatatgtaagtacactgtagctgtcttcagacacaccagaagagggcaccaaatctcattacagatggttgtgagccaccatgtggttgctgggatttgaactcaggacctttggaagagcagtcagtgctctttacccgctgagccatctctccagccccaccaatgGTCTCACCGTGTTGCCTTAAAGGCCCAGGCTCAAGTGAGTGGCTGCCCTACTGTGCCTGCTTACCCTCTTcacattttgtttggtttggtttggttttatggtATTGGGAGTGAAACCGAGGGCCTAGCGTCTGCTAGGCTCTAGGCTAGCTCTCTGACTCATCTACAGCCCTCAGAACCTCTTCCTGGTTTTTAGACAAGAGTACCCTGCagccaagatggcctcaaactgacaATCTGGCATCCGCTtgcccaagtgttgggattaagccAGGTGTTGTGGCACACGCCCTTAGATCCAGCCGTAGGGAGGCTGTGGTAAGCAGTGGTCATCAGGGTAACACAGGTGAGGTCaaggccagtgagttccaggcccgaaaaggctagagagagagagcctgtctcaaagaaacaaagccaaacTCCAAGTATTGGGATTTGATGTGCATATCCCAGCAAGGATCTAATGACCCACCATTGTTTAATTCTTCAGAGTACTGCACAGTAAAATATATAATCTGATTTATTTAAGTAGCATATGCTTGGTGGGTGttggtgttttctgttttttctttgacATAAGCATTGCCCGTGTCTCTGATTGTCTTATGTATTAAGATTAGTTCATTAGTGTAACCATGCTGGCCCCATGCATGCCCACCTCTGGCATTTGGCTTATATCATTACCATCTCCTACTCCAGAGTGCAACCTGGGGTCTCtgggctgcctgcctgctgtcaagtaaagaggaaagaaaagccacTGACTTCTGGGACTCCctaccctctcccctcctcctaccAGGAGGAAGACCATGTGCGGCACACTGGACTATCTGCCCCCAGAGATGATTGAGGGGCGCGTGCATAATGAAATGGTAGATCTGTGGTGCATCGGGGTGCTCTGCTATGAACTGATGGTGGGGAACCCACCCTTCGAGAGCCCTAGCCACAGTGAGACGTATCGTCGGATTGTCAAGGTAGGATAGCCGTTTGGGCTTGGTGTACTGTAGGAGCCAGGGTCTAGGGATGCTCAGAGTGGATATACACAGCTCTACAAAAATGTCCCTGCTTTGTAAATACTTTTGTATTCTCTGACAACTTCTTACATGTATTTAATGTACCTTGATCATATCCACCCCTAACGATACATCccagccgggccgtggtggcgcgcgcctttaatccagtgcttgggaggcagaggcaggcggatttctgagttccccTGGACTCTTCCCCAACACATGCACGGCCTACTTTCtcatcctctttctttttataacctGCTGAGAACATCTAGTATTGCCTGCATGAGCACCAGCAACTTGTCTATATCCgtgctctcaaaaaaaaaaaaaagactcctttcCCCCAGCTGCCATGCACTGCCAATAACACCTCTCTGATGGCATGAGTAGTCAGGAGAATGTGGTCAGGGTAACACAGGTGACACCTGTCCTTTCTCCACCCGCAGGTGGACCTGAAGTTCCCCTCTTCTGTGCCTTCGGGAGCCCAGGACCTCATCTCCAAGCTGCTCAAGCATAACCCCTCACAACGGCTGCCCCTGGAGCAGGTGGCAGCTCACCCTTGGATCCGGGCCAACTCACGGAGgattctgcctccctctgccctttAGCCTGCTTCTTGATTGTTGTCCCTGTCATTTCTCAGTgttctttgtatgtctgtgtctgtgttgtgaGAAGGGGATGGTAATTGGAAActatccctaactccagttctaggagatctgaacTCTATACGCAAAATGAGGCATACCCGTGCTACACATATATGCAAGCCAaacatataaagttaaaaaacaaacaaacagtgctggagagatggctcggcagttaaaagcactggctgttcttcccagGAACCAGGAACTCAATTCTAGCACTACCCGGTGCTCGAAGCCACTGTCTGCAACGCAGTGGGGACTCCAGGGCCTTcgagcctctgcaggcactaggcaTGGATGTGgtacacatgtatgcaggcaaaacacccatgcacagaaTTTTAAGAAACCTTCTAGTCTGATTCCTTTCAATTTGTCAAATgttgaatgttattttaaaaatactataagCCAAAACTGCATTTAATacaatttttctttgaaacatgGTGTAGCCTAGTCTGTCTGAAATTCAGAAAAATGATGAAGaacaaagcattttttttgttgggggggggggttgagacagggtttctctgtgtatccttggctgtcctggaactcactgtgtagaccaggctggcctggaactcagaaatccgcctctgcctcccaagtgctgggattaaaggtgtataccaccaccgcctggcttttttttttttttttagcatattttataataaagttttaaatgtttcatgTTTTTGAATActgtgtggtttgaatatgcttggccccgggggtggcactattgggaggtgtggccttgttggaggcagtGTGTCACTGTGCTGGTGGGCTCTGAGACCCTAAGacagttggtaccagggactaggTTATTGCTGTGAGTGGCctggccatgcttttgtttggaagaatgtgtaTCTTGTTAcgttggaaagcagtggaatgttcTAAGTGGGGTTTAATAGGCCATCCTAGTAAGAATACGGAAGATGGTGGAGCCAAAGGTCATtttgtgagattcccggagggacccccacactcaaatcccaggagtGATGACCAccccaagacacggacttgatgcaatctgcaagaggcattttattccagctagctggggcgagactcatatccctcgcaggggtagaggagtctggccctgagCAAAGTCTTAGGTAGCTTTTTACTtttgtgcagttgctggggcaaaagagAAGACTGGGGTAACGGGAAGGTACCGTGTGGTTTCTGATTGGTCCTGGCTCGTGCTggtccaggggcgggctagccacctggcaattgttttgggccaggttgtttctgggttctcagaCCAGGtcatcttggttcccttgtttctgggttcttggaaactggcctcccattgtttttaggttctgggagccagtCTCCCATTGAGTTTAACTAGCTGCTAAAtccccacagtacagtttgaaaacttaatcttacaatTTGAACTGCAGAAGCCTGTTGCCTCAAGAGGTCTCAGAGAAGACTTTTAGAATTTGGCCTAGAGTCTGTTCTTGTGATcctttggtgaagaatgtggatGCTTTTGTGCCTTcttctgaagagtctacctgagtaTAAGGTGGAGAGATTCAGATTAATTCCATGgacaaaagaagtctcaaaatGGCACACAGAGACTTTGCCCTCTGGTTTActcttatgaagaacattttgataaAGCATAGCAAGTTTAGAAAGGAAacataagccgggcggtggtggtgcacacctttaatcccagcacttgggaggcagaggcaggccgatttctgagttcgaggccagcctggtctacagagtgagttccaggacagccagggctacacagagaaaccctgtctcagaaaaaaaaaaacaaaaaaaacaaaaaacaaaaaaaaagggaaggaaacatAAAACGCATGGTTCATAAAATAAAGGGGCgccaggaagtggaaggaagctaaatcctgtgttcaaggatatttttgtttgtttgtttgtttttcgagacagagtttctctgtgtagccctgggtgtcctggaactcactctgtagaccaggctggccttgaatttagaaatccacctgcctctgcctcccaagtgctgggattaaaggcatgcgccgccaccaccctGCAGGTTCAagaatattaaatggaattaagggagtagtgaccttggggcaagctCCCACCCAGGGAGACTAAAGCTTTATAGTTAGATAAGGGATGGTTACTTCCTGTTAGGTGTTCTTACCTGGTTAGTGTTGGATTTTTAATCTGGAGTGAACTACGgtccagaaatggaggacataggcttttgatccagatcttgaggaatagtAGCCATGAAAAGCTTC
This window contains:
- the Aurkb gene encoding aurora kinase B isoform X2 — its product is MPPGGNSTRSSRRAEPLMSSGLPRSGQIMEELSDALIYCHKKKVIHRDIKPENLLLGLQGELKIADFGWSVHAPSLRRKTMCGTLDYLPPEMIEGRVHNEMVDLWCIGVLCYELMVGNPPFESPSHSETYRRIVKVDLKFPSSVPSGAQDLISKLLKHNPSQRLPLEQVAAHPWIRANSRRILPPSAL
- the Aurkb gene encoding aurora kinase B isoform X1 — its product is MAQKENAYPWPYGSKTSQSGLNTLPQRVLRKEPTTTSALAFMNRSNSQSTAAPGQKLAEKKSQGSTALQGSQSRKPFTIDNFEIGRPLGKGKFGNVYLAREKKSRFIVALKILFKSQIEKEGVEHQLRREIEIQAHLKHPNILQLYNYFYDQQRIYLILEYAPRGELYKELQKSRTFDEQRTATIMEELSDALIYCHKKKVIHRDIKPENLLLGLQGELKIADFGWSVHAPSLRRKTMCGTLDYLPPEMIEGRVHNEMVDLWCIGVLCYELMVGNPPFESPSHSETYRRIVKVDLKFPSSVPSGAQDLISKLLKHNPSQRLPLEQVAAHPWIRANSRRILPPSAL